GTGGCCCTGCTGGCCGGTGCTGCGCTGATCGCGTTTATCGTAATGGCCTCAATGCGCGTAGCCCACCACGCCGAGCAGTTGGCAGAAAAGGTTGGCGACCCCTACGGCACCATGATCCTGACCCTCGCGGCCGTGTTGGTGGAAGTGGTGATCCTGGCGATCATGATGAGCAACGAGCCATCACCCACCCTGGTGCGCGATACCATTTACTCGGCGGTGATGCTGGATATCAACGGTATTCTCGGCCTGGCCGCCTTGATGGGTGGCATCAAGCATGGCGAACAGTCCTACAACGATGACTCGGCGCGCACCTACAGCGTGATGATCCTCACCGCCATGGGCGTGTCGATGGTGGTGCCGGAATTTATCCCCGAGGCCGATTGGAAAATTTACTCGGCCTTCACCATTGGCGCGATGGTGGTGCTCTACACCTTGTTCCTGAGGATGCAGGTAGGCCCACACAGTTATTTCTTCAGCTACAGCTACCCGGAAAAACGCCGCAAGAAATCAACCGAAGAAGAACACACACCGCCCGTTAACCTCGCGTTCTCGATAGGCACGTTGGTGTTTGGCGTGATTGTGATTGGCGCGTTGGCCGAGGTGATGTCCAAAACCCTGGATCTGGGCCTGGAAGGCACGGGCGCGCCGCCGGTGATCACGGCGATTGTGGTGGCGGCTATCTCGGCCGCGCCAGAAATTCTGACGGCATTGCGCGCTGCATTGGCCAACCGTATGCAGTCGGTGGTGAATATCGCGTTGGGTGCTTCGTTGTCTACGGTGATCCTGACGGTGCCGGTGATGGAAGCCATGGCGCTCTATAGCGGCCAGCCGTTCCAGATGGCGATGACGCCGGTGCAGACGGTGATGGTGTTTATCACGCTGATTGTCAGCGCGATCAACCTCAACGATGGCGAAACCAATGCCATCGAGGGGATGACCCATTTCGTGTTGTTTGCGACTTTTATCATGTTGTCGCTGTTGGGGCTGTAACTGTTTTTGATGACGCCGTAGACCCAATGTGGGAGCGAGCAGGCCCGCTCCCACATTTTGATCGGCGCCTGGCTCAGGTGCCGGCGATGAGTTGGCGAGCCGCCTGGGTGTGATCGGCGATCAAGCCTTTCAGGTCCAGACCTTCGACTTGGCCGTCGATCACCCGCCACTTGCCGCCGATCATCACTCGATCCGCCCGATCCGCACCGCACAACAGCAGCGCTGAAATCGGATCGTGGCTTCCGGAGAAACGCAGTTCATCGAGTTTGAACAATGCCAGGTCAGCCTGTTTGCCTACGGCTAATTCACCGATGTCCGTTCGGCCCAGCAACTGTGCCGAACCTTTGGTTGCCCAGCCCAGCACGCCTTCTGGGGTGATCTTTTCTGCGCCATAACGCAGGCGCTGAATGTACAGGGCCTGACGCGCTTCAAGGATCATGTTCGAGGCATCGTTGGACGCCGAGCCGTCCACGCCCAGCCCGATGGGCGCGCCGGCGGCAAGCAGGTCCAGGGTCGGGCAGATACCGGAAGCCAGGCGCATGTTGGAGCTTGGGCAATGGCAGATCCCCGTACCGGCGGCGCCCAAGCGTGCGATTTCATCCGGGTTGAAGTGAATGCCATGGGCCAGCCAGGTGCGTGGGCCGAGCCAGCCGACGCTGTCGAGATAATCCACGGTACGCAGGCCGAAGCGTTGCAGGCAGAAGTCTTCTTCGTCGAGGGTTTCCGCCAAGTGGGTATGCAGGCGCACATCCAGGCGGTTGGCCAATTCGGCGCTGGCTTGCATGATCTGGGGGGTGACGGAAAACGGCGAGCACGGAGCCAGGGCAATCTGAATCTGCGCGCCGTCACCCCGCTCGTGATATTCGCGGATCAGGCGCTGGCTGTCGTCAAGAATGACCTGGCCTTGTTGCACGGTCTGCTGCGGTGGCAGGCCGCCATCGGCTTCGCCCAGGCTCATGGAGCCGCGGGTGAGCATGGCGCGCATCCCCAGTTCGCGCACGCTGGCTACCTGCACATCAATGGCGTTTTCCAAACCATCGGGGAACAGGTAGTGGTGGTCGGCCGCCGTGGTGCAGCCTGACAGCAGCAATTCAGCCAGGGCGACTTTGCTGGCCAGGGCGAGTTTTTCCGGGGTAAGCCGCGCCCATACCGGGTACAGCGTTTTCAGCCAGGGAAACAGCGGCTGGTTGACCACCGGGCCCCAGGCGCGGGTGAGGGTTTGATAGAAATGATGGTGAGTGTTGATCAGCCCGGGCAGGACCACATGTTCGCGAGCATCGAACACCTGCGCGCAGGGGTGTGCCGGTTCTTGGCCCTGGGCCAGCACTTCGGTGATCACACCGTCTTGCAGCACCAGGCCGCCACGGGCATCGAGGCCATTGGCAGTGAAAATCGCGAGGGGTTTTTTTAACCAGATACGGGTCGCAGGCATTGGCCGGCTCCTCTGAATGATGGGTTCAGGTTTGCCAGCTCAGTGTTGCCCTGTCTGCTGATCCAGGGTCGCCGGGGAGGGCGAGGTGCGCAGTTTACCTTTGTAGGAGCGAGCTTGCTCGCGAAAATCGTCAACGATGACGCGGGTAGTCTGGTTTTACGCAGTGCCTGGGCGTTCTTAGCGAGCAAGCTCGCTCCTACAGTTGTGGGGGTTACCAGGCGATGGTGTCGCCCTTGTAGTCCACGAAGTGATGGCCGCCCTTGCCGGTGTAGGCATTTACCTGATCCACCAGGCCGCGCACGCTGGTGTCGACATCGATATGTGCGTTCTCGCCGCCCATGTCGGTTTTCACCCAGCCCGGATGCAGCGACAGAACCGTCGGCTTGTGATCGCCCAACTGGGTGATAAAGCTGTTGGTCATTGAGTTGAGGGCAGCCTTGCTGGCCTTGTACAGCGCCAGGTCCGAACCGTCGGGAATGGTCACGCTGCCCAGCACCGAACTCATGAACGCCAGCACGCCGGTGTCTTTGCGGATCTGCCCGACAAAGCGCTGGGCCAGGTTGATCGGCGCCACGGCATTGGTGAAAAACAGCTGGCCGACCTCTGCGAGGGTGGCGTGGCCTGGCTCCTGGTTCGCCGGGCCCTTGACGCCGGCGTTGACGAACAGCAGGTCGAAGGTGCGGTCTTTCAAGCGTTGGGCCAGGGCGATCACGGCTTGCTGATCGTCCATATCCAATTTCTCGATCTGCACCGGGCCCACAGCTTTGAGGGCATCGGCCTTGTGCGGATCACGCACGGTGGCGGTGACGTCCCAGCCATCCTGGAGCAGTTGCTTGACCAGGCCAAGGCCTAGCCCGCGCGAGGCGCCGATGATCAGTGCGGTTTTTGGCGTAGACATGAAGGCTTCCTTTGAAATCGCGGTTCAGGGAGTTCAGCGCATAACAGTAGCAGTTTCAGCGTTGCAGCAGGATGCGCCCACGGCTCAGGTCGGCGAGCTGGGTTTGTAAGGTATCGATGTGTGCCTCTGCCAGTGCAAGGTGTAGCTCTACGCCGTTGGCGGTGAAGGTTTCTTCCAGCACCAAACCGCCAAGTTCGGCGACGCGCAGCTTCACCAGATTCAGCTCGGAGAACCCACAGGCGCAGCTCAGGGGCACACGGCTGATCAGTTCGATGCGCTCGGCATTTTGCAGGCATTTGTTTGCGCCACCACCGTAGGCGCGGGCGAGTCCGCCCGTACCCAATTGAATGCCGCCGTACCAGCGGATCACCAGCACCGCGACCTGATCGAACCCCTGGGCCTCGATAGCCGCGAGGATCGGTCGCCCGGCGGTGCCACCGGGTTCGCCGTCGTCGTTGCTGCGGTATTGATCGCCTAGCTTCCAGGCCCAGCAGTTGTGCGTGGCGTTCAGGTCGCTGTGCTGCTCGAAAAACGCCTGGGCGTCCGGCGGGCTGGTGATCGGCGCCGCCAAGGTGATAAAGCGGCTTTTGCGTATTTCTTCACGAAACTCACAAAAGCCTGTCAGCGTAAAAGACATAACTCGCTTCGTTTATAGGGCCGGCTTGATGCCGCAGCCTTTGAGAATGATATGGATCAGGTTGGTGCCGGCGTCTTCCATGTCCTGCTTGGTCAACTTGGTGCGACCGGTGACTCGGCAGATCTGGGTGGCGAAGTCGGCGTAGTGCTGGGTGCTGCCCCACAGCAGGAAGATCAAGTGCACGGGATCGACGGGGTCCATTTTGCCGGCGTCGATCCACGCCTGGAACACCGCGGCTCGGCCACTGAACCAGGCGCGATAGTCCTGACCGAAATATTCGGTGAGGCATTCGCCGCCGCTGATGATCTCCATGGCGAAGATCCGCGAGGCTTGTGGTTGGCGCCGTGAGAACTCCATCTTGGTGCGGATGTAGCGCGCAAGCGCCACGGCCGGGTCATCCTCGGCGGTCAGCGCGTTGAAGGTGCTGTCCCATAATTCGAGGATATTGCTGAGCACCGCGATATACAGGCCCAGCTTGTTGGTGAAGTAGTAGTGCAAATTGGCCTTGGGCAGCCCGGCACTGGCAGCGATGGTGTTCATGCTGGTGCCTTTGTAGCCATGGCGGGCGAATTCATCTTCAGCAGCCTGGAGAATAGCTTGTTCGTTCTTTTGCCGAATGCGGCTGGCGGGTTTACCGGCGTGGTTGCTGTGGGCAGGAACTTCGAGGCTCATGGAGGTTTCCGTGCTGATCGATAAAGGCGACGTGTGCACAGATAACCCACCCTCAAGCCTCAGACAAGTCCTGATGCAATAAAACCGTCAAAGCGGCTCCAGGCTTTCGCTTTGCGCTGTTGGGTTTGTAGCGCATGTACTCGCCTTGGCTTCCGGCAGCAACAGGCACAATACGATGGCGGTGAGGCCGCCGCTGGTGATGGCCGAGTCGAACAGGTTCTGTACCAGTGTCGGCATCAGGTGCAGCAAGTTGGGTTGAGCGGCGATACCCAGGCCGACGCCAAACGAGGTGGCAATGATCAACATGCTGCGTCGATCCAGCGGCGCCTGGGCGAGGATACGCACGCCGGCGGCGGCCACGCTGCCGAACATCACCAGGGTCGCGCCGCCCAGCACCGGCTTGGGGATTTGCTGCAGTACGGCGCCGATCAATGGAAACAGGCCCAGACAGAACAGCAGCACACCTATATACAAACCGACGTAACGGCTGGCCACGCCGGTGAGCTGGATCACGCCATTGTTCTGGGCAAAGGTGGTGTTGGGGAACGCGCTGAAGGTGGCGGCAATCATGCAGCTCACGCCATCGCCCAGCACGCCGCCCTTGAGCCGGCTTATATAAGATGCACCGCTGATGGGTTGGCGGGCGATCATGCAATTGGCCGTGAGGTCGCCGACGGTTTCGATGCTGCTGATCAGATAAATCAGCGCAATCGGCAGGAAAGCGCTCCAGTCAAAGTTGAAACCAAATCGGAACGGCATCGGCAGGCTGATCAAGGGCAAGTCGGGCAGGGCTTGGGGCACCAGTTTACCGCTGAACCACGCCGCGAGGCTCCCCAGGGCCAGGCCGATGATAATGGCGCTCAAGCGTACCCACGGGGTATTGGAGCGGTTGAGCAGGATGATTGTCAGTACCACGAACAGGCCGAGTGCCAGGTTCGCAGGGGCGCCGAAGTCTGGCGCATTAAAACCGCCGCCGAGGTCGGTAATCCCCACTTTGATCAGGCTGATGCCGATCAACGTGATGACGATCCCCGTTACAAGGGGGGTGATGACACGACGCAGTTGGCCAATGA
This genomic stretch from Pseudomonas synxantha BG33R harbors:
- a CDS encoding calcium:proton antiporter — protein: MLTHLKQEKFMLLALIAAIAAYPLEHWMLHSGQLVALLAGAALIAFIVMASMRVAHHAEQLAEKVGDPYGTMILTLAAVLVEVVILAIMMSNEPSPTLVRDTIYSAVMLDINGILGLAALMGGIKHGEQSYNDDSARTYSVMILTAMGVSMVVPEFIPEADWKIYSAFTIGAMVVLYTLFLRMQVGPHSYFFSYSYPEKRRKKSTEEEHTPPVNLAFSIGTLVFGVIVIGALAEVMSKTLDLGLEGTGAPPVITAIVVAAISAAPEILTALRAALANRMQSVVNIALGASLSTVILTVPVMEAMALYSGQPFQMAMTPVQTVMVFITLIVSAINLNDGETNAIEGMTHFVLFATFIMLSLLGL
- a CDS encoding 8-oxoguanine deaminase, yielding MPATRIWLKKPLAIFTANGLDARGGLVLQDGVITEVLAQGQEPAHPCAQVFDAREHVVLPGLINTHHHFYQTLTRAWGPVVNQPLFPWLKTLYPVWARLTPEKLALASKVALAELLLSGCTTAADHHYLFPDGLENAIDVQVASVRELGMRAMLTRGSMSLGEADGGLPPQQTVQQGQVILDDSQRLIREYHERGDGAQIQIALAPCSPFSVTPQIMQASAELANRLDVRLHTHLAETLDEEDFCLQRFGLRTVDYLDSVGWLGPRTWLAHGIHFNPDEIARLGAAGTGICHCPSSNMRLASGICPTLDLLAAGAPIGLGVDGSASNDASNMILEARQALYIQRLRYGAEKITPEGVLGWATKGSAQLLGRTDIGELAVGKQADLALFKLDELRFSGSHDPISALLLCGADRADRVMIGGKWRVIDGQVEGLDLKGLIADHTQAARQLIAGT
- a CDS encoding SDR family oxidoreductase, with the protein product MSTPKTALIIGASRGLGLGLVKQLLQDGWDVTATVRDPHKADALKAVGPVQIEKLDMDDQQAVIALAQRLKDRTFDLLFVNAGVKGPANQEPGHATLAEVGQLFFTNAVAPINLAQRFVGQIRKDTGVLAFMSSVLGSVTIPDGSDLALYKASKAALNSMTNSFITQLGDHKPTVLSLHPGWVKTDMGGENAHIDVDTSVRGLVDQVNAYTGKGGHHFVDYKGDTIAW
- a CDS encoding IMPACT family protein, with the translated sequence MSFTLTGFCEFREEIRKSRFITLAAPITSPPDAQAFFEQHSDLNATHNCWAWKLGDQYRSNDDGEPGGTAGRPILAAIEAQGFDQVAVLVIRWYGGIQLGTGGLARAYGGGANKCLQNAERIELISRVPLSCACGFSELNLVKLRVAELGGLVLEETFTANGVELHLALAEAHIDTLQTQLADLSRGRILLQR
- a CDS encoding TetR/AcrR family transcriptional regulator, which gives rise to MSLEVPAHSNHAGKPASRIRQKNEQAILQAAEDEFARHGYKGTSMNTIAASAGLPKANLHYYFTNKLGLYIAVLSNILELWDSTFNALTAEDDPAVALARYIRTKMEFSRRQPQASRIFAMEIISGGECLTEYFGQDYRAWFSGRAAVFQAWIDAGKMDPVDPVHLIFLLWGSTQHYADFATQICRVTGRTKLTKQDMEDAGTNLIHIILKGCGIKPAL
- a CDS encoding uracil-xanthine permease family protein, producing MPPESASPSDLIYGLNDRPKPLPALLAALQHVLAAFVGIITPPLIIGSTLGLTAYLPYLISMALMVSGVGTFIQARRPYGIGAGMICLQGTSFAFLGAVLASGFLVKQRGGSPEDILAMIFGVCFFGAAVQIVLSRFIGQLRRVITPLVTGIVITLIGISLIKVGITDLGGGFNAPDFGAPANLALGLFVVLTIILLNRSNTPWVRLSAIIIGLALGSLAAWFSGKLVPQALPDLPLISLPMPFRFGFNFDWSAFLPIALIYLISSIETVGDLTANCMIARQPISGASYISRLKGGVLGDGVSCMIAATFSAFPNTTFAQNNGVIQLTGVASRYVGLYIGVLLFCLGLFPLIGAVLQQIPKPVLGGATLVMFGSVAAAGVRILAQAPLDRRSMLIIATSFGVGLGIAAQPNLLHLMPTLVQNLFDSAITSGGLTAIVLCLLLPEAKASTCATNPTAQSESLEPL